The Lathyrus oleraceus cultivar Zhongwan6 chromosome 5, CAAS_Psat_ZW6_1.0, whole genome shotgun sequence genome includes the window GATTCTCCATGACACTCGAGTATCCTAAACAAGCCGCCTTTACCTCTAGACCCAGGGCCACATGAAAGAATGATGTTGGAAACATTTTTGTTACAATACAAATATTTAATGCGTGTGTTCTCGAGCGTACCTCCTCCTACTCAACGAATTCCTCTAGTCATATCCTCTAAAGTGTGGACCAACCCATGTAATCAAGGAACTAAATAATAACAGTCTTGAGGCCGACTTTGAAGCTCCAACTCAATCCTATCTTCACAAGCGATAAGAAAGACTTGGAGGAAGACTATTATGAGTCAGCCAAATGCCCATCAAGAACGACCCTACTTTGAAGGCCCAATCCAAAGTATCTTCGTTGAAGGACGATGAATAGATGGATCCTGGTTAGATGGCCCCCCACCTGATGTGAGTTATTGGTCCATTAAAAACCATCCGATCAGATTAGTTGGTCTCTCACAGCCCACACCAGATTAAGCGAGAATGGTTTTAACCGCTCACCATATATAAACCCGCCAGATGCCATAACATgtattcattcattcattcattctCACTCTTGCAAGTTACACCGCTTACCTCAATGCCTTTGGCGTTTTAGGGTTAACCTTGTAGGTCCATCCTGCTCCAACGTACCAGAAACTCATACCACAACACATGAAAAGCTTCCCTCTATTGTGTCAACGATCTCCCCTTTTGCTACAAAATAGAGAAGATACAACCTATCTTCATCCCGCTCTGTTGCCATGCCCAGGGAAGAGATTGCTTTGAAAAAAGAGAAGGATGAAATATAATAATTAAGAGATTTAGATGAAGAAAGATTTAGGGGGTTTTATTAGAAGGTTTTGAAGTGTTTAgataaattttttaattataatctattataatattttgaaaaattaaaaatatattaataataaatatttatttatcattctaaatattttttttaaatatataattttttttcttctattttttttcttccaaATCTTCTTCTTCCGAAACCTTTTCTTCTCCACCAATCTAAACTCTCAAACAAAAGTCTAAGAAATTTTATATATTTAATATTGCCACCTCTATCTATTTAAACCCTACAAATTATTACCTATTTGTATATGTATATTAGAAAACAATAATGAAAGAAATCTAAATTGTGAATTATGTAACTAATCAACAAAAGGTACAATAACCATTATTTATCACATGAACACAAGTGTATTTTTATTCTTTTTACCAAGTATTTGTGTCTTCTATCCAATATAGGTATTGGCTGTTAAATTACTTTAAGTAAAAAGTATGCAATTTCTTACCACTCATACAAGGACCAGCCAAACAAATTAATTAGGAGCATATGTTATTATGAATTGGAGGGTCTCACTAAGAGTGCTTTTGTCAAAATTTTACATATTTAAATTTTTAGATGTAGTGGTCAAGAAAAATGAAGAGCAAGCAAGGCCTAGATATCATGTTAACATagaaaataaaacaaagttttTCTCAAATATTTGTAATTACTACTACTTTACAACACACACTTCTATCTTACATTACCCTTTATGGGAATGGATTTCACTTGTCCTAATTGATATTGCTATTCCTCATTTCATCAAGAAACCAACAAGTCTAGTAGCATTGGTAACCCTTTTTGCAACTAAGAACTCCTGCTCCTGCTGTCATTGAAGCCACAAGCATAGGTGGTCGTGCTGCCATGCTCGACGCTTTCGCATAAGTCGAAGACGATGCTCCTGCTCCCGACGGTGTGAAGTAAGCACCATTCAACATTAGATCTCCTTCAGACCTCCAATTCCAGTTCTTCCATTCACCATCCGACGAGTCAAAATGCTTTGTAATCTGAAAATGACAGAGAATCAATAACACATCATATTTTACAACATAGTATTTCACAAAACTAGGAACATGTATTTGTTTGTCTTACAATAATAACATTCATTACTTAACACCTGGTATAATATATTTACATTGTTTTTAGTTTTTTTTAGCGCATCTTTTACCTCTTTGTGATCATCATCATCCGGAGCTAGAAATCTATTGCCTTGACTAAAAATAGTCGGGGACGAACTTCCACCTATTGCATATTGTTGCCAATGCGTGTAATCGTTGTTCACCACATGAAAGTATCCGAATCTGCATCTACAAATGTTTAAAATATTATAAGATAAATCTCTCGAAATACTGAGACCTTGAGATAAGCACACTGTCAGGTCTCAAACCTTCACCAACAGACCAACCTTTTTGATAGAGAAAAACGAACTAATGAACCTACCTTGGCATTCTTCCTCCAAGCCCTTCACCAAAATGATTAAACGCAATAGTAGCTTGCATATTCTTATCCTCTTCATAAGAATCACTATGTCCAAAAAGCATAACTTTGTTATGGTGTGTCATATAATTATTCGAAATAGTAACACCTGTCGATCCATGAACAACATCAATCAAACCATCAAAACAATTTGACAAAGAACAATGATCCACCCAAACATGTTCCGAACCAAATATCGTAATCCCATCACCATCCGACCGAGTTTTCATCACACGATGATTAGGCGAGTCGCTCACATAGCCACTCCCACCTCGTACGCAATGATGAATATGTATACCATGAATTATGATGTTAGTCTTTTGTTGTATCCTAATACACGGTCCTTCAGCAATGTGCACATTTGCTCCTCTACCATCAATTGTTTTGTAGGAGTTTACGAGAAGATCCATTTTAAGATTAATCACCATGTCATGTTTGAAAATGATCCATAATGGCTCTTGTTGGATAACAGCATGTCTTAATGTTCCTGGCTTGGGATTTATAGGGTCATCAGATGAGTCAATGACCATGTAGTATTTACCATCTTTGCCTCCGATTGCATGTCGACCAAATCCGATAGCGCATTCTGATAGACGCTTGCGGTTGTTTTCCCAATTCGGGTCACATCTCCAACAATCATCAATTGGGTTGCTTGTGCCACAAGAATAATAACCCAATTTTCTTCTCTTCTCATTCTCAATAATGCTCCTACagaaacaaacaaacaaaatcaACTCATGATTCATGATCCAATTTTTAAAGATGATTTATGACATATATAAAAACATAGTACTAGATAACATACTTTTGGACTTGTTGGACCACTGATTCAGGATCTTGAACTGGAGAAGAATGTATGAAAACTGGGACAAGAAGCAACAAGTGAAACATTAGTGTGGTTGGAAATGCCATAATTGAGAGTTAACTAGTACTCACTTGTTCTTTAAGAGACATGGAAATTGAGGTTATATATAGGTAGCAAAATGTGGAAGAAGGATTCTAAATTTCTGATTAAACaaaaaagttagtcaaatgtGATTTGTGGATTTAGGGACCCTACAATTGCTTCCCTATATATGAGGTATCTTTCTTCCAAGGTCAACTCATATACTCAAATACTAATTGATTAATTAGTAACAAGTTTTCCTTTTCAGGAGTTAGGAGGACATTATTAAGAAGAAAATATacaaacaaaaataataaaattacttTGAGCTATATATGAAATTTCTGTCTTTATATAAAGAAGTACCCTTGGAGATGACACCATCAGAATCTCCCATTTTTGTTTTTATATCATTCATTATTTGTAATTGTGCCGTAAAAAATATGACATATTCTTGTGAAAAGCTTATGAAGCAAGCAAGGAAAAATAGTATGGAAAGCTTGCAGGGAGTTGTAAATGACCCTTCCAAATGAACTTAACACTTGGAAACAATGTTTATCATCAATTGGAAGTTTTTGCATGCAATATCTATTTGAGATCTTGAAATATCATACGCATCAActtttatttcaattaatttttttgttacaaggtgatcTACTCTTATTTAACCCTTTTTTTCTTCCAATATACTTTATTTGATCATAGGAGGTTTTAACTAGACACGTCATTTTTATTATTAGATTTATCATTTTTCtcctttaattttaaaaaatCCATATTAGTTCACTAACTCTTTAAAATATATTATGTTAGTTACTTTTTAATTTCTGAGTTTTTTCGTCGTTAATTAAATGAAAATGATTAACATGACAcattttgaaaaatcaaaggaCTAATATGGATTTCTCTAAGTTAAAGGAGCAAAATAAACCATGAGATTATATACAAGACCAAAAATGATATTAAACCTTATTAATATTAATAAAGTTGATGTTCAGCGACGTGTGTTTCTATAAAATACAGTTTACTTAAGCCTGATAGCTTACGTTAGTTGAGCATGACAACAGGGAAGACGAAGACGATTTTTATCTTATCTGTACCCAAATCCAACTCCATGAGAAATTTCTGTTCCCCACCCCGATCTCTGACGAGAATGAAAAATTAAATCCCAAACTGTAGGGTAATTTCGATAAACACAACAGATAAAATACAAAACTTTCCCTTTGATGGATCCTTATGAGTGGTCATGAATTAGAGATCGATTTAATTATCACTTCTAATGCATAACCTTTGATAGTCGAAACAGATTCATCACTAACACAAAGTGAACTACTACATCTCTACTTAGTCCATACGAACAACATTTGCGACGAGTGATTCCTCTGTATGTAGTGCTAGTTGTGAACGAATGTAAGTCTTAAAGAGTGTTGGAAATCCCCtaaaacctatggagaatttcaatcaatcttgatgaacaagattgttattacccacacaatagcaatgaaaaaaaagtaatggagaaagaaagagtgtaaagaacgatgaaggagaagagtaataaagttctgcagagtttctctctgcccacaaactgtggaaaacttcttattcactttgcaactgcaaaattctatgaattacaatgttatgaatactctattcacttcattacaaaaataagggttactccctctatttatagatttaggttaacttggacctcaagccaaaacccaaaacccaaaattataaaagcccaaaatagctaacactactaaaataggcctaagtcgaaatcctgtgtgaagcaacatgcttcgacacttcgacacactaacacaactcaacacactaggtggttcgacacttccttgttctgtcgagcaacctgcttcgacacaaggaattacaattcaatacaccacctaattcattgtgtctaagctatccatattcatcatagctcttagtcttctaaACACTCCGACCTGCACTCCATTCGTCATGATGCTtacaatctgattctcagttctgcagtgtttcacattcatcttcccatctgctatCTGCTCTAgagataatggaacctcatttcgatgtgcttgcttcgaccatgtgctatcggattctttTCCAGATTGATTGCTGACATGCTGTCGATCCTCATGGTAATTTCTCCATGACTCTTTGCTGTTATCTCTTCATCCATTactttcatccacttcgaatctttcaatgcctcaactgCATTGATAGGTGCGACATATGCGTAGAAAGCATAATATACCAGCTTACCTTCTTTATTGACCATATCATCTAATGTtatcacacattcttgcaaccttacagacatgtgtcttgttctttgaggtctgcttgtgcttgctttacctatgacttcttcctgtcgaacttctctttcgacttcactagctggttcacCACAAAAGATTTTCACagaatctttcttgacattctcagtccaatcccactccttaatctcatctatgatcacgtccatgctgatcactacttgcttattcactgggtcgaacaacttgtatcctccagtcgaaagatatcctatcaggatcatctgactcgacgtgtcatcaagttttcttttgaactgatctgacacatgtctatgtgctatagatccaaacacccttagatgactcaagctaggcttgacactaaaccaacattcttctggcgtgattccttctagcttcttcgtcggacatctgttcaggatatatgtcgtagtcgacacagcttctccccataattctttgggtagatgtttgcctttcaacatacttctaaccatattcataatggttctattcttcctttccgcgactccattctgctgtgtagtgtagggtggcaccacctcatgcacaatcccttctttcacacataatgcgttgaagtctttcgacacatattcttCACCACCACGAGTCCTCAAAACCTTGATCTTTTGACCGCTTCATCTTTCGACCATAaatttaaacttggcaaatacctcgatcacttcacttttcttctggatcaggtaagaccataattttcgactgaagtcatctatgaatgtaacaaagtatttgttacctccaatcgaatcaacatggagaggaccacatacatcagagtatataACTTCAAGAATTGCATTCGATCTGCTTTCTGCATACTTACTGAAGCTGTTCTTATGTTGCTTCACCTGCATACATTCTTCACACATTTCGTTTCGAATGTCGATTTTTGGTAATCCtaaaaccatatttcttctcttcaaatctctgatgtctttgaaattgagatgatcaagtctgtaatgccatatccattcatctttgGTGGCTGTTattgcaaggcacttatgctctatcacatttagttcaatcttgagggttctattctgagacattggagcctccatgatcaaccttccatttgagtcgagaactctcatcatccTGTCTTCAATtgacaccttgtagttctttttgactaactgccctatgctgagcaaattgatcttcatgcctggtatgtacaacacatttaAAATTACTGTCCTCTTGCaatctttcctcataatcagaacatcaccaacaccttcagctgctagagtgttgtcatttgcaaatttcaccatgttcttcattgagggttttatgttgacaaaccaatcttttcttccatacatgtgtgatgagcatcctgagtccaagtaccactggtccttgaatctctcttcatctcttgttgtaaccatcaacaacgtctcttcttcttcttcttcttcttcttcttcttcttcatgttttgacagctttgcataagtttcttgattcttctgcttttctggacaatcactagaatggtgaccatacttctgacaattgtaacactgaatgtgactcttaTCTGGATTTTGACCatcacctcttcctctacctgcaacaccacctccTTGGTTGCCTAGGTTctagggttttctctgattcaaccagtttccttcttgctgatttcgaccagtcgagTTATTGTAGCCTCCTCTGCCTTTTTTTCCATTCaagcttcctttgccttttctttcttttgctgattgagcctgcaaaaccataccactcttcgactttcctgcaactctttcagccattctttgttcatgagattcaagtgtcccttgaagctcttccttttttagttttgacaaatctttcaACTCTTatatggctactaccacgtggtcgaactttggagccaacgacctcaagatctttccaataacagatcttgatgtcaacatttCTTCATataccttcatttgattcaccagtttcataaccttggtgaagaaatcaattatgctttcattgtcttccatctgaagcaattcatacgttcttttgtgagtttggaaccacacatctttcaccttctccacgcctccaaacgatttctccagaatttcctATGCTTCTTTtgctgactctgcatcactaatcttttcaaagttatctgcatcaacatattgatggattataaagggagctttataatctttcttcttcaattttttatgtgcaaccttttcttgatctgtcgcggcttctgcaagcgttgttactccttccttcacaagatcccaaagatcttgataacagaacacaacctttatctgcttgcaccaattctcataattgttgttcttgagaatcagaagatttactggaaaatgcccgtttggatgattcgttgccatggtgattttcttcccacgaatcgattaaactggagctcttgataccagatgttggaaatcccccaaaacctatggataatttcaatcaatcttgatgaacaagattgttattacccacacaataacaatgaaaagaaaaaaaagcaatggagaaagaaagagtgtaaagaacgatgaaggagaagagtaataaaattctgcagagtttctctttgcccacaaactgtggaaaactttttattcactttgcaactgcaaaattctgtgaattacaatgttatgaatattctattcacttcattacaaaaatgaaggttactccctctatttatagatttaggttaacttggacctcaagccaaagcccaaaactataaaagcccaaaataactaacactactaaaatatgcctaagtcgaaatcctgtgtgaagcaacatgcttcgacacttcgacacactaacacaactcaacatactaggtggttcgacacttccttgttttgtcgagcaacctgcttcgacacaaggaattacaattcaacaaagATAACACGAAATCAAAATCCTAGTGAGGTCAGAGTTTTCAGTATAAGAGTTATATTTATAGAACCCTTTAATCACATCGTAACTTACTATGTACCATGATTATCTAATTAGCGCAAATGCACCATAAGATTGTACCACTGACCATGTAGGTTCTCGTAATGTTAATAACGCTACTAAATAgtttatattattttaaataaagAGTGGTGTCTAGCAATTGCTACCCAAGTGACAAgaatgtcatgtgatttgacatACTATTTATATGATAATGATCTCATatataattatccttttgccaTTATATCTATAATGAATACAAGACATAGTTTGTGTCACCCTTGCATATTTTAATATTATATTCCTAGATACCCGAGTATACTTAGTAATAGTAGATAAGCTCAATATCTCACATTGACTTATTTCAGCATGACCATCCATTTTATAGTCATACTCAATCAAGGAGTCCATAGATATTCCTCTTGCATATGTAGGAGAGAAAAATTTCATCTAAGTAATCTTTGTACTTTCATATAACTCATTGGGTACCCAATCAACCTactttataattttttttattacaGACAATGTTTAATAATACTAAAATTATCAACTTCTCAAGTAGGATCTATAGTGATTTTAGCTCAAATGGTGACATGTACCAGGATAATTataagaataacttatgacacttacATAAATACTATGTAGTATTATCATGGCGGATAAATCTATATTATCCATAATATTTATACTTATGTGAAGACTCAATATCTCATATCCATGACCTATGAGATATGGTCATCAATCTACTCACATAATGATCTCTACGCATTTTTGTTGTCCTATTTGACAATAAGAGTTGACTATAAATACTTTTTGAATATCCTTATATTTGACGATGTCTCACAATCAAGTCACATTTAAAGTTCCATTAAATAATTAGTTATTATAGGGACTTTATTACTCtgaaatcaaacataataaaaaaatattttttcataaATAATAAACATGATATAAGTTTTAAGTTCAATCATCAAACTATTGACTTCTAGGACTTACACCAACACAAACCGTTTCAAATGGGTTCATGTTGGGTTTGGGTATTATCGACTCGCCACATCCTTGCagcaaaatcaatttttttatttatagAAATAGTTTCTTTCTCCAAATCCATAATTTTTCTTGAACTCAAAAATTGTCCCGAACCCTAACAAACACTAACATACATCACAAATAATAAAGTAATACAATCACAAAAAATTCCAAACATACATTTCCAATATTTCAAATGataaaatatatacaaacatATCAAAGCATTGACCATACAACTAATATTTCAAATTATAAAAAGAAAATTATTCAATTGTCAAAACTAAATAATTAAGTACAAATTGATATAAACGAGACGAGTCCGAGGATGAGCTTGGGGCGTGTAATGTTTCTGTTTCTCGACCTGTCTCCATCTTTTGTAATTGAAGAAAACCCAAAACTGAATCCAAATGAGTAAATCAATGAGGCTTTTCACCGTCAAATTAAAGGCATGTTCATATGGATATCGACATGTATGAATTATGTTTCTATGTCTAACCTTTATATTATAATGCGACAATACGTGTGTTCTGATACCTAGCGCTAGCATCCTAATGTAGAAATATATTAATAAGTCAATTCACTCTAGTTAAGTGACATAAACTCGAAAATGAACTCAAAAATATGTTTTAAATGACCACGTCAACAAAATATTCcatttcaatttaattttttatCCTTTCAATATAAATAATATTGTAATGTCGAAAATTTACACCAAGGAACAATATAAAATTTTTAACATATGAATACCAATAACAATTCATaattttattatgaaaaaaaaGACGTTACATCTAGTAAGAAGAAAACCAATCTCATATCTTCTCATGTGTAAGATTTTTGGAGTGTGAATATGTTATGAGCTAAACAAAAAATAAGTCCTCCCATGAGAATAAGCCATATTAATATAAGTTATGGAGTTCCtctaaaaaataaaaagttgGTAGAATTATTGACCATTGAAGAGCAAAAGTTAAAAACTTCATTGTCAAGATTGAGTGTCCTTGATTACATTTACACTAAGTGACTCCGATTTTGGTCAGTCATATTGTTCTTAATCAAGCACAAACATTTATTGTCTATCA containing:
- the LOC127087928 gene encoding probable pectate lyase 5 — protein: MAFPTTLMFHLLLLVPVFIHSSPVQDPESVVQQVQKSIIENEKRRKLGYYSCGTSNPIDDCWRCDPNWENNRKRLSECAIGFGRHAIGGKDGKYYMVIDSSDDPINPKPGTLRHAVIQQEPLWIIFKHDMVINLKMDLLVNSYKTIDGRGANVHIAEGPCIRIQQKTNIIIHGIHIHHCVRGGSGYVSDSPNHRVMKTRSDGDGITIFGSEHVWVDHCSLSNCFDGLIDVVHGSTGVTISNNYMTHHNKVMLFGHSDSYEEDKNMQATIAFNHFGEGLGGRMPRCRFGYFHVVNNDYTHWQQYAIGGSSSPTIFSQGNRFLAPDDDDHKEITKHFDSSDGEWKNWNWRSEGDLMLNGAYFTPSGAGASSSTYAKASSMAARPPMLVASMTAGAGVLSCKKGYQCY